The Calditrichota bacterium genome includes the window AAACCTGAAAACAAAAATTTCCGGCCGTATACAGGGTGTACAGCAAAAGATTAATCTGGAAGAAGAATATGACAGCTATCGTCATTCATTTAATGTTGGGGATTTATTTAAATCTGTTGAGTTTGAAATAGAGATGCCAAAAAGTACGTTTAATAAACTAACAGATTTTACAATCAACATTAAAAACAGTAGTGGCAAAGTTTTAAAAACCAGTGGAATAAAAACAAAAAAAATAAAAATAACTTTTGTACCACCATCTTCGGATAGCTATTTATTGGAACTTATTCCCGGTTTTGCTTTTGAAGGACAGACCTGGGATGCTCATATAAAAAAATCATTTTATTATTTCAGACAACCGTCTGTACATGTTCAGAATATTAATTTCTACCCATACACAGAAAAGAAAGTTTATTTTTCTTTAAATGAACAAATTGATGTAGCGCCCAACGGATTCTATCTTTTTGGAAAAATCTGGATAGACAGTCTCGATAAAAATAAAATGAGAACAACAATCCCGATAGAAATTGAGTCCAGTTTTTATTAATTTAAATGTGGTTGTTATGGTTCGGCAAACTCATCATGACAAAATTAGCTGGTACTAGCACACTTTTTGAAAAAGGATTTTGGTGGAAATAATTTGGCTCAGCGCACTTATTGCCCTTTTTAGTCTGGATCAGAAGCACGCGTTTCAATTGGCGCTTTCACAACCCCTTATATTATGTTCTATATTGGGATTTATTACCGGAGAATTTGAAACAGCCATTTATTTTGGATTGTTTGTTCAACTCATCTGGTTGGGCAATCTTCCTGTTGGAGCTTCAACTACTCCTGAAGGAAATCTGGCATCGGCTGTAGGTTGTTTACTATATATTCAGTTTAATGAAAACTATGCGCAATTTGGTCAGCTTCTTTTACTTTTAGCTTTTCTTTATACGATAATTATCAGTTTTATTGGAGGCCAGGTTGATGTTAAGACCCGGACTTTTAATATTCGTTTATTTGATTTTACAGTAGATAATATCCAAGATGACAAAAAAGCTAATATTGGAAAAATTATCCTGCTTTCCCTATTTATTCAGTACCTGGTCAGTTTTATATTTATTGCCCTTTCAAACTTTTTAGGGATATTTCTACTAAACCAACTATTACCTTTCTTTTCTATTGATTTAGTTCCTTTTTGGCAATATATCGATCTTGCAATAATTGGTATCGGGATTGGAATGGTAATGAGTGTTTATAAAGGCAGGCGTTTGAAAAAGATTATCCTGGCAATTAGTATTTTCAGTTTGATTATTTTTAAGATAATATAAAATGAGGCGATACATAACATATCTAAAGATATTTTTTCGATCTTTTTTTGTTCAAAGTGGCTGGAATTACAAAAGTCTCTTATCAATTGGATTTTGTTTTGCCATGCTACCTTTAGCAAAAAAATTATACGGGAATGATGTAAAAAAATACAACCAGTTTGTAAAAAGACATCTCGGGTTTTTTAATGCGCATCCTTATTTTACATCTTATGCCTTAGGCGCTGTGGCCCGACTTGAAGAAAAAATTGCTCAAAACACCGGTGATGAAGTACAGCTTGAAAAATTTAAGAATGCTTTGATCGGTCCATTGGGAGCCCTTGGAGATCAATTGTTTTGGGCTACAGTAAAGCCGGCAACTTTTACCTTAGGTGTTTTAGGGTTTTTGTTGGTTGAAAATTTTTATATTCGATTGACATTCCTTCTGCTTTTAGGTATTCTTTACAATATGCCGCATCTTTATATTAGAATTTCAGGAATGATGCAGGGCTACAAAGAGGGATTTTTAATCTGTAAATATCTTAAAATTGATAATTTTAAATTTATTAAAACCACATATTCTGTTCTTGGAATCACAGCAATTGGATTGGTGGCCGGGTATATAGGGGCAAGCCGGCTTGGATTTGATCCGTTTGCAATATTTGTATTTATAAGCAGCATTATTATTTCAATTTTTTACAAATCAAAAAAGGCAAAAACCTATGTCTCAATGCTGGTCCCCCTGCTTGTTGCATTAATTATCGGGATAATAAAAAGTAAAATATGATAGAAGAAACATTAAAAATAACAAATAAACACGGATTGCATGCGCGACCTGCAGCTCATTTAGTTAAAATTGCCGGGAAGTTTTCATCAGACGTGAAAATATTCAAAGATGGGCTTGAAGTGAATGCAAAAAGCATTATGGGTGTAATGATGCTTGCTGCTGAACCAGGTAGTGAAGTTTTACTGCATATTGATGGGGATGATGAACAAGATGCTTTTGTAGAAATAAAAGATTTATTTGATAAAAAATTCCATGAAGAATAAAGAGAGCACAAAACAAATAATTATTCGGGGCCTTGCTACTGCCCCCGGAATTGCCGTTGGTCCTGCCTATATTTTTAAACCATTTGCAATAAACATGGCCGAGTTGGATACTGTTGCGGCTTCTGCCAAAGCTGAGTGTGAACATTTTAAAGAAGCCAGGTCTAAAGTATTAGATCAGCTTAACTTTGCCTCAAAACAAAGCTTCGAGTCTTATGGCGATGAATTCTCAGAAATATTTAACAGCCAAATAGCATTTTTAAATGACACATTATTGCTGGAAGAAATACGTACCAAGATTTATGAATCAAATCAATCTGCAGCATATGCTGTAACCACAGTACTTTCTCAAAAAAGCAACCATTTTATCAATCTGGAAAACAGGTATTTCCGAGAGCGTGCTTTTGATATTATTGACCTAAAACAAAAACTTATCCTTGCTCTTTTTGGAATTAAAATTGACTACCAACTCACAACACCTTCAATAATAATATCAGAAAACCTTTCCCCGACAGACACGGTAAATTTTAACCGAAACCTAATTTTAGGATTTCTAACCGATCAGGGAGGGCAAACATCTCACTCTGCCATTCTTGCCCGTGGACTAAAAATCCCATCTGTAGTAAATGGAAAAAATCTATCTAAAGTTATCCGCAATGGCGATGAAATTATTCTTGATGGTTTTAAAGGAACAATTATCATTAACCCGGAAAGCGAAACACGTGGTAAATATCTGGAGCTAAAGGAAAAACATAATCAACAGCAAGCCATTCTCGTTGCAGATAATACAAAAAAGGCAATAACTAAAGACAATGTTGAAATTAGTTTATTAGCTAATATTGAATTGCCTCATGAAGTAACCGAAGTTTCTGAGTTTAATGCGCAAGGCGTAGGGCTTTATAGGACAGAAGCTTTGTTTATGGAAAACAACAGCACCCCATCTGAAGATGAACAGTTTAAAGCTTATAAAAAAATTGTAAAAAGCCTGGGAAGTGATCTTTTTGTAATCCGTACAATTGACCTTGGTGGTGATAAACTAATCGAGGGGTTGACAACCAAATCAGAACTTAATCCTTTTTTAGGTTGGCGTGCCATTCGCTTCTGTCTTGACAATCCGCAGATATTTAAACCACAATTAAGGGCAATATTAAGAGCTTCTGCTTATGGAAACATTCGAATTCTGTTGCCAATGGTCAGTTCAATTAGTGAAATTTTACAAGTAAAAGAATTAATCAATGAAGCACGCCATGAACTGCAAACGTCCGGTTATAAAATCTCACCCAATGTAGATTTGGGAGTAATGATCGAAACACCTTCAGCAGCTATTATGGCATCAACAGTTGGTAAGTATGTTGATTTTCTTAGTATTGGCAGCAATGATCTTACCCAATATACTTTGGCGGTTGACAGAACCAATTCCAAAGTAGCCCATAGTTACAGTTCATTTGATCCAGCCGTAATACGATTAATGCAAATGGCAACAATAGCGGGTATCGAAAATAATATCCCGGTTTCAATTTGTGGAGAGTTTGCCAGTGTTCCATCCGCAGTGCCTGTTTTACTGGGTATGGGTTTACGCAGCCTTAGTGTTACACCTCATTTTATTCCACGAATAAAAAAAATTATTCGCTCGGTTCATATTAATTCTTGTATTAAATTATACGATAAAATTCAAACATTACACCTTGCATCAGAAATTGAAGAGGTTTGTAATGATTTCATCCAGACAAACGTTCCGGAATTATCTTTTTCAAAGGAGGATATTTAAAAATGTTTTCGCATGATAAATCGGGATTTAAAGATTTACTTTTAGATTTTAATAAACAGATTGACCAAGCTGAAAAGATTGCAAAATCAGCTCAAATAAACATTAAGAGTTCTGAGATTCATAATATTTTGTATTTTGGAATGGGTGGCTCTGCAATTTCGGGTGACTTGTTAAATGATATATTAATTAAAGATTTGAATGTCCCGCTTAAAGTCGTCCGTGGATATATTTCTCCAAAATTTTGCTCTAAAAATACACTTGTTATTGTTTCAAGTTATTCCGGAAATACTGAAGAAACAGTAAGCGCAGCAAAAATGGCCTCAGATAGCGGTGCTCAATTTTTAGCCGTTACATCAGGTGGAATTATTGCTGATTTGGCCAAGCAAAACAATTGGAATATTTTAAACTTACCCACCGGGTATCCGCCAAGACAAGCATTAGGTTTCACATTTTTCTCACTTTATCATGTTTTGGGCCAGACTGGCTTAGCTGAGAATTATGAACCTGATTTAAATAATTTAAAAAGGTTTGTACGTGATGAAATTATCAAACATGATACACTAAAACATGATGGTCATGTACTCGCACAAGAACTGGCCAAAACCATTCATCACAAAATTCCTGTAATCTATTCTTCATCCCCATTTTTGAAAACAGTTTCTAAACGTTGGCAAAATCAACTCCACGAAAACTCTAAATCGTTGGCTTTCAGTAATGTAATCCCTGAAATGAATCATAACGAAATTGTTGGTTGGGAAATGGAAAGTGATCTGAAAAAATCGGTTATTGCAGTATTTCTGGAAAATGAAACAGTTCACCCAAGAATAAAAGAACGAATAGAGCTTTCCAAAACAATCATTAAAGAAAGCGGCGCGGAAGTTGTTGATGTCTATGCAAGTGGTGACAGCATTTTAGAAAAAGCATTTTCACTAATCGTTTTAGGTGATTGGGTTAGCTATTACCTTGCTATGTTTAATAAAAAAGATCCACACACAATTAAGAATATTGACTATTTAAAAAATGAGCTCGCTAAAACCTTGTAGATATTTAGAATGAGCCAAAACAATTAGATTTGATTATTTTGAATTATTTTTAGTGAATGTAAAATTGGTATGTAAAACCATTTTTACTATATTCAGCGCTTTTGCTGAAATTGAATAGGAGTTTTTTTACATGTCTGAATTTTTATTTTCTTCAGAATCTGTCACTGAAGGGCATCCCGATAAAGTTGCCGACCAGATATCAGATGCGGTTTTAGATGAAGTATTATCAAAAGATCCGTTTGCCCGTGTAGCTTGTGAAACATTTGTTACTACAGGACTTGCATTGGTTGGCGGGGAAATAACTACCGAATGCTATGTTGACATTCCATCTTTGGTTCGGAGTGTTATAAAAGATATTGGTTATACAAATGCAAAGTATGGTTTTGATTACGAAACTTGTGCGGTTATGACAACAATTGATCAACAATCTCCGGACATTGCCATGGGTGTTGATAAAGCCGGTGCAGGTGATCAGGGAATGATGTTTGGATATGCTGCCACAGAAACCAAAGAATTGATGCCACTGCCAATTGCATTAGCACATAAATTAACTGCGCGCCTTGCTGAAGTCAGAAAAAGTAAAACACTTGATTTTTTGAGACCTGATGGAAAATCACAAGTTGCTGTTCGGTATAAAGATGGCAAACCTGTGGGAGTTGAGAAAGTAGTCATTTCTACCCAGCATGATGAAGATGTAAGCAGCGATGATTTACGCGAAGCCATTATTGAAGAAGTTGTAAAAAAAGTTATCCCACAAGATATGCAAAATGGCAACATCGATTACTTTATAAATCCTACCGGACGTTTTGTAATTGGAGGCCCGCAAGGTGATGCAGGTTTAACAGGCCGCAAAATTATTGTAGATACTTATGGTGGAATGTATAGCCACGGTGGTGGTGCTTTTAGCGGAAAAGATGCTACAAAGGTCGATCGCTCTGCAGCTTACTTTGCCC containing:
- a CDS encoding HPr family phosphocarrier protein, giving the protein MIEETLKITNKHGLHARPAAHLVKIAGKFSSDVKIFKDGLEVNAKSIMGVMMLAAEPGSEVLLHIDGDDEQDAFVEIKDLFDKKFHEE
- the ptsP gene encoding phosphoenolpyruvate--protein phosphotransferase produces the protein MKNKESTKQIIIRGLATAPGIAVGPAYIFKPFAINMAELDTVAASAKAECEHFKEARSKVLDQLNFASKQSFESYGDEFSEIFNSQIAFLNDTLLLEEIRTKIYESNQSAAYAVTTVLSQKSNHFINLENRYFRERAFDIIDLKQKLILALFGIKIDYQLTTPSIIISENLSPTDTVNFNRNLILGFLTDQGGQTSHSAILARGLKIPSVVNGKNLSKVIRNGDEIILDGFKGTIIINPESETRGKYLELKEKHNQQQAILVADNTKKAITKDNVEISLLANIELPHEVTEVSEFNAQGVGLYRTEALFMENNSTPSEDEQFKAYKKIVKSLGSDLFVIRTIDLGGDKLIEGLTTKSELNPFLGWRAIRFCLDNPQIFKPQLRAILRASAYGNIRILLPMVSSISEILQVKELINEARHELQTSGYKISPNVDLGVMIETPSAAIMASTVGKYVDFLSIGSNDLTQYTLAVDRTNSKVAHSYSSFDPAVIRLMQMATIAGIENNIPVSICGEFASVPSAVPVLLGMGLRSLSVTPHFIPRIKKIIRSVHINSCIKLYDKIQTLHLASEIEEVCNDFIQTNVPELSFSKEDI
- a CDS encoding bifunctional phosphoglucose/phosphomannose isomerase — translated: MFSHDKSGFKDLLLDFNKQIDQAEKIAKSAQINIKSSEIHNILYFGMGGSAISGDLLNDILIKDLNVPLKVVRGYISPKFCSKNTLVIVSSYSGNTEETVSAAKMASDSGAQFLAVTSGGIIADLAKQNNWNILNLPTGYPPRQALGFTFFSLYHVLGQTGLAENYEPDLNNLKRFVRDEIIKHDTLKHDGHVLAQELAKTIHHKIPVIYSSSPFLKTVSKRWQNQLHENSKSLAFSNVIPEMNHNEIVGWEMESDLKKSVIAVFLENETVHPRIKERIELSKTIIKESGAEVVDVYASGDSILEKAFSLIVLGDWVSYYLAMFNKKDPHTIKNIDYLKNELAKTL
- a CDS encoding methionine adenosyltransferase, whose translation is MSEFLFSSESVTEGHPDKVADQISDAVLDEVLSKDPFARVACETFVTTGLALVGGEITTECYVDIPSLVRSVIKDIGYTNAKYGFDYETCAVMTTIDQQSPDIAMGVDKAGAGDQGMMFGYAATETKELMPLPIALAHKLTARLAEVRKSKTLDFLRPDGKSQVAVRYKDGKPVGVEKVVISTQHDEDVSSDDLREAIIEEVVKKVIPQDMQNGNIDYFINPTGRFVIGGPQGDAGLTGRKIIVDTYGGMYSHGGGAFSGKDATKVDRSAAYFARYVAKNIVAAGLAEKCGLQVAYAIGVAEPVSLMIETFGTGKLPEEELAKKVLKIFDFTPAGIIESLQLRRPIFKQTAAYGHFGRDNDAFTWEKTDKVDELKK